ACCTTTGTATAAATGCAAATGACATTACATGAAGCTGTATGATACCTGAAGTTTGTTATGGGGATCACATCCTCCAAATACAGTGAGTGAATgtagtagggaaaaaaaataaacctcttACTAATTTCCATATTCATTTAAGTATCAGTGAATGCCATTTAGAGGTGTTCTTCAAAGTGCCATTGTATGGCTGTCATCCATCTTGTGATGGGGCTGAGAAGGCTCACCTGTTAACAAGAAAACAGTCACCCCCAACGTTATCAACAGAGTTAGCTCATTCTCACACAAACCCCAACTCCTTACAATAACATGTTTGGCTTGTCATAGATTTTATTGTATTGGGTCCTCTAAATAATATAATAGCGAATCTTAAAACCTTAAACAGCAGGGAAACAAGTCTGATGTCAAAATAAGTCTGTATCCTACGCCTCACTAATTTACAACAGAGAAGTTGTTCCAAGACCACTTCAACTCCCCAcctttatgtttttttcagaaaacactgcTGACTCCAGCTGTGGTTGGGGGGCCTTCTCTTTCCCTCGCTGTTTGTgatccctggggaaaaaaaaacactataGTTTAGTTAGAGGAAAGCATGTCCACCTCATCCCCAACCCAAGCATTCGTATAGCCTCTTGCTTCAGTACCCCAAACCTCTGGGACAGCCTGACACTCACACCAGTCTCCCAATTTCAGCAATACTATTTATATTTACTGCTTCACCATGCCTATTGCCAAGTCCCCTCCTCCAGGACAGAAACAAGCTAATACCTCTCCTTCACTTGTTCCACCTGTTGCTGCTCTACAAGATTTTTCAGTTCCAagactttctttcctttttctttcacttcatcctctctccttttctgcagtgGTTCTTGCTGCTCAAATTCATCTTCctcctgaaggagaaagaaaaaaaacccttgtaaCCCTCCAGCTCAAGTGCTGAAAGATAGGAGGATATGAAGCGAATTCTTTGAGACAACCTGTGCTTGTTATACCCCATTCTTACCTTCCATGGCCTGCCTACCAGTTGGGCGGTCTCTCCCTTCTGTCCCCACAGGTACCCTTGTGTTCAAACCCAACATCAACTGTCTAGACAGAAATCTTGCAGCACGGACCCTGAAttccctgcagcaggagaggtaGTAACCTTTCCCTGTCCCACCAGTCAGAACAGTGCACGGGTCCCCTGCTATTGCTTTCCTCTCCTACAAGCAGGAGGGACCTAGAGGTGCTCTTACCACCCTCAGCGCTTTCTGCTTCCATGCATCAGCTTCCCCATTCTTCTTCGACAGTTTTTTCTTGCTCCGCTCCTCTGCCGTTTTCTCTTCCCGCACTTGTGAGAGGCGCACCTGAGGAAGCCACATGGGTCTGCTACGCCACCCCCAAGGACACACCTCACAGCCTTGTCCACGCGGAGGGTGGGGACTGCTTCTGAAGGCTGAAGCCTGTGATGTTCCAGGGCCTAATGAGACTGAGAACCCAACACCCAGCAAGCGGCACGTGCATTGGATTTAGCACCAACCTCGTGCAGCAAGTCCACCACTGACTGCAGGCCATGTGAAGAGACACCCATCGCTTGGGGTGATAGGAGAAAGGAGCACAGGGACCATTACACAACCCCAAAATACACGCCTCCATCCTGTAAGTGATTCTCTGCAGAACAAGGGGATCTGGCATCTGGTTTCCGCtttgcctgcagtgctgctgctgactaACTGAACTGCAATATGAACTGGGGATGTGAAAGCTGAGAGAGCCCCAGAGACACGGTTCCTTCACCCAAGCTGTCTGTCCCAGTAAAAGCACTAGCATGCCCACAGCAGCAGACTAGCCAGGGCTGTGTGTACTTTTGGCTGCTCAGGTTTTGGGAAAGGCTGGAAGGAGCACAATTCCTTTGTTTTCTAAGGCCGACCCTTTCCAAAGGTCATTTTAGTCCACGCCCCAAAATGAGCAACCACCCTTCTCCCAAAGGCTGCTAGGGCTCTGGGTCAGTCAGGCACAGCCCCCCTCAGTCCTGCAGAACCTGCACATTGTACAAAAGCAGCGACACTGTCTGCATGCAGCCATCAACAGCCCATCCTAGCATGCTCTTTATCTTCTACCTGTCCTCAAAAGAGGGTCAGACAAggctttaaaaaccaaaacacgaTACAAATATACACACAGCCTGGCCTACGAGTCATAAACATCCCTTGCATGTTTGGTAGCTGTTCTTTCCCACCATGCTTCTGCAACCCCCTGCAAGCACCATGGCTTCGCTGTCTGTAATGTTTTGTGCGAGGAACTCACTGAGTGCATTGTAAGCTGTGTAAGGCAGGGCCTGTTCACAGGACAGTCAAGGGATGCTGCCACATTCCTTGAACGCAGAGCACCATAAGCACTGCATGTCAGAACAGGAATGTTTAGAACCACTGCAAAGGTATGGAGAACAAAAGCCTCCTCTTGTTAGACAGACAGTTTCAGTGTCTCTGATGCAGATTTACCCACCACCTGATTAGTCACCATCAGCAGCAATCCTGCGCTTGCACGCATCACGCCAGCGGCCTGTTTGCACCCTCTTGGGCTCACAGCTCACTGAAATAATGTCACTGTACTGAGTGGTCCAAAGCTTGGTCAGCCTTCTTACCTTCTCATCAGTCTGTAAAATCTTCTGCTCCATCcgctttttcttctcttcttccattTGTTCTACCCGCTCCCGAGCCTGCAGTGCCTTCCTCAGACGCTCTTCCCGCTTCCTGGGCAGTGTGTGTGCAAGGAGGGCTTGTTAGCTTTGTCTGCTCTAGCAGAGAGGACAATGGGGGAACAGGGACTTGCCATGGTAATTGGGGAAAACAGTGATTTTGCTCAACTTGCTTTGGCTGAGCTTAGCCTCAGCTCACTTCTGGATTAAGTTCGGACATTAGCAGGTGCTTTGCACCAATGCAGTTCTTACTGCAGCGAGCCACCACCAGCAGTGCTCAGGGTGCCCAGGCAGCATCACTTGCAAAACGCTGCTTCTAAGTGGGAGGCCCAAAGCACGGTGCAGCAGTGCTGTCTGCCTGGCAGGGAAGGCCTCCAAGGCAATTCTGTGCTGAACTAGGGAAGGAACAGGAGGCAGGGGACCCAACTCACTGCTTCATTTCTGCCTGCCGCcgtctcttttcctcctccactttctttctcctctgttccTCAGCCTCCTGCTTCCTCCTGAGGCTCTCCagtctctgccgctccttctcCTGAAGGGAGATGAGTTCAGACTGTACCAATTGCTGGGGCCTGTTTCTACCCCCAGGCTGCTTATGCACAGGCAGCTAGAGGCTAGGCAGCCTGCTAAACAAAGAAGTCACTGTCAGAGTCATATTCACCCACACACCAGGATGGGAAGTGAATAGTAGGGAAGAAACAACGCAGGTTTGGCAACAGTGCTTATTCAACTAATAAGAGCAGAAGAATCACAGGCATAGGAGGGAAACACCTCAGTCCTCCAGCTGTACAAAATACGTTTAGGCAAGGAACAGCACACTCCTGCTGTAGGTGACCACCTGCAGCAAATGCTCCTTGCCTGGGACAGTGTTACCAACACTAGCAGCTGGGAGAATGGGGGAGAAGGGGCACAGTGCGAGTAGTCTTGCTTAGAGGCCAAAAGGTTTCCTAGGAgttcccagccccagcagaaCACACCTGCAAAGAGATCCTGCCACCTCACCACTGGTGTGGCCAGTTTACTTATTTGGACAGAGAGCTGCGTGGATGCCAGTGTGAGGGAAAAGAGCTGTCAGTGCCCATGAGGCAAGAAGCACAGCCGTTATAATCTTCCAGCCCCCACAGTTAGGGGTGTCATTACTTACAACAAAGTCTCCCTGTAGAAAAGAGACATaaaaaaagatgattaagggTTTGGAAGTAACAGTAGAACCCCCCCTTCATAGCACACCAACCCCATCCTTAGCTGCAATTCCTTACCAGTGGGAACCCACTGCCTGGCCCCACACTGCCTGTGTCTTTCAGCCCCGTGCGAGACACAGGGGCAGATCcttgcaaagagaaaagcttCCCACTTTCCCATGTTTTAACAGTCCCAGAATATAAAAAGTTTCTGCTGACTATAGACAGAGCAACTGAGATTTCTCTACATATGAGGAAGGTTTGAGGATTGGTGCTAAAGACCCCCAGCCAATAACAGTGTGTGTGGACAGACTATGCAAGGCAACACCAAACAGCTTCCCACCCTGGGGAAGCTGAAGTAGAATTGTGAGGCCAGTTTGCTGTGAGGACCTGCACCGATCCATAGCAGcagacagaacaaggaatatgTTTATTCTTTTCTAAGCAAGCAGTCCCTCCTGCCGCTCCCCCAAACTTgatcccctcctccagccctgcgAGGGAAGGTGGGACTCTGACGCACCTTAAGATCAGGTCGGGTGGGAGTATTGCGTCTGATGAAGTTCTTTATAACACCCCCATGTCCCGTGGGCCCCGGGCTCACGAGCAGCTGGTTTCGCTGCACAGCCTGCAGGAAGTTTTTCAATGGTCTAACAACCTAACAGGAGAAGATGGAGGGAAGTCAGCACCTGCCAGGGACAGGGAGGCAAAGAAGGGCCATGGCACCCACTCACCTTGCTagctggagaggaagaaggtgGAGTCTGGTTTGGTGAATTCTTGTACTTGTCATCCAAAAGGGAAAGGGTATGACCCCCTGGCTGCTGCCCATTCCATATAGCACCCATTGCTCGCTTATAGTTTCTCGTCCTGATGGCATTAAGAGGAGGCACATTAGGTGACCATCACACTCCCCAATCTGGCCAGAAGCATTTACTCGCTGTTACACACTTCCCTCTGCCTGCTTGCTGCCACCAGAGGACACGGGACTCCTAGAAACTCAGTCGGGTCTGTGGCTGGCCCACCATCCAGTCACAAATGAGGACAGGAAAGGTACACGACAACTTGGTAGGGGAACACCCAGGTTCCAGAGCAGTAACATACAACATCACTCTCATTCTCCACTCTGAGTCCCAGCAAGCAAGAAGTCTTTGCTATATCCGGTATTAACAGCACAAGATAGACACAACCCCTGTGTGTTTGTGGCTACCCAGCCCAGCTCACCTCACTGGCAGGGTTTCACATGCTTTATAAATGCTTTGGACACTCAGATTTACCTGTGTCAGAAATTACTTCACTTGCATCCCTTAATTCCAGGGAAAAACAGGGGGGACTGCTTCACTGCACAATCAGGGCCCAATCcagcagcagccctgaggaAGGCTGCAGATCCTGACCCATCACACAGTGCTAAGCATCCATGTGAGAACAGAGGTTGCTGTTATTCCCCCTCCCATCCACTACCCAGAGCAAATTCACCCcagcaaaaccaggacaggagacTGAGGGCAAAGCTAAAAGCAGGTGAAATCTCACGTGAAACACCAGTAATACAAGTTGTGAGGAAACAACTCAGGTATTCCAGACACTTGcacaagataaaaataaataggtcaGTCACCTACTCGCATTACCTTCTGAAACTACTCCCGGACCCACCCCTTTATGAACCACTCAGTCACATCTAGGCTGTGAGTTAACCATGCTATGTTAGTCACCTTTGCTGGTTTGTGCATGAACTCATGTGTCTGCTTCCCAAGCCAGACCTGGGTCTCAGACCCAAATAAAGCTCAAGAAGCCACAAGGAACTCCCAGGAGACAAGATTTGGCCAAAGAAGATTTCAAAACTACAtagggaggagcagggggaaggaagggaaacaaacacccaaagctttttaaaacaaattacgTAAAAGGCCAGACCCAAGTCCTTCCAGACAACTGGCTCATTCCCCCTCCTTGCAAATGTCTCATACCAGATGCGTGAGGGATTCTCCTGGGACTTGGCACAGTGGGGTTGTTCCTGGTTCTTGTTCTGGCATTCGCCGTTTGGATTTGCACAGCCTCCTGTGAAGAAACCTGCAGTTAGCACCATGTGCAAGGCACCCTGCAGGGCCCCGATTCTCGTCTCCGGCTCTCatgtgctcagagccctgtaGCATGTAACCAAGCTGAGAAACCAGAAGCCTGAATGGCTACCTGGAATATCAGTGTTGTATATATACATGGTGAAGCGTGCTGCAGTACACATCCTGTACAGACCCTTTGAGCAGGCACAACCTGCCTCACCAAAAGGCCTCCAGCTACTCTTCCCTCAAGCAGCTGTAGCTGGAGTGATCAGATCCTACAGTTCCCACAGGGGATAAACAAAAAGCCTGaacctctccctccccttgctTTGAGGCACAGTAAACAAACAGGACCTCTAAATCCTCACATAAGGTAAACCCAGAGGAAAGGGATGTCAAGGTGCTTTAACAGAGCATTACACTATGTGGAAGATTCCAGGTCTGAGAGCAACCTCCTTTCAAAGTGTCCCCACTTACTCATTACGCAGATTGGACAGCACAGCATTTGTCTCAAGGCTTGGACACATTTACAAGGTGTCATTGCTTATCTAACTGCATGTCTCACCTCTTCAGGAGATCAAGAGTTTAACTGAAAAGTGACCGTGACTGGTCagaggtggttttgttttaacacaAGTCCCAGATTTTCCACAGACCCTCATGTTGACTCCCTGGTCTGTGTGTCTTTGCGGCTTCATGCAAGAAAAGCAAGGCCAACTCGAAGTTACCTTCAttgttccctgcctgctgctgaggAGGAGCTAAGTGCTGtgcaggagggctggcagctTGTATACTTTTGCTTGAAATGAGGACGTCTTCAGGAGtctgcaggaaaaggaaacaagcatTCTCTTAGCACAGCTGCTCCAAAGAACAAGGCTACCACGGACCTGCTGCCCTGAAAAAGCCAGTCACTTCCAACTGCGATCCAGCTGCTAGGCTAGGGTCTGCTTCTCTCTCAACTAGAGCTGAGCTGCATGGACGCCAACCGGTTCATTTCAGTAACAGGGGTTCTGCTCATGAAACACCAGCCTCTGCAGTAAGGACAGCTGCCCAGCACTTCTCAACCAGAGCAGGAGCTTTACTGAACCTGGACTGCAAAGCCAAAGTGCCTCGAGAATGACAGGCAGCTTCTACACACCTTGGAGACATAAATTTTCAAACTACAGATATTCCAGTCCTGAAAGACAGGCAAGTCCCTGTAAAGTGTCTCAGGTTACAAGATCGTTAAGCACTTTAAGTACCATTACAGTATATTCACAGGACAAGCAAAAAAgtcactgcagcacagcatccTAGCGTGTTATGAGGCTGCCTGCACACAGGCCATGCTTTCTGCTACCTGTTAAGCTACCACCagctgctgccaccaccacGATCCGGAGCAGAGCCACCTGCCCATTCCCACTGCCACCAGTGCTTCCCAACAGCACCAGGGAGCTGTTCTGGAGCAGAGCccactcctctctctgctggGCTAGTTTTCCTCTCAGCTGGTTCACAGCACAACCACACAAGAAGTTTTTCCCAGCTCAAAGGAGGGGATGGGTTTCTTTGTCCTGCTCGCACTGCAGGCTTACGCTAGCTTGTTGCGTATGTAGCCTCAGCGGCCAAGGAAGGCACATTAACTTGAACCGTCCTCCCGATTTTTGTAGCTCAAACCAGCCATGCGACAGAGACAGGCTAAGAATACACACAGTCAATTACCATGCCCAGCTGACAGGCAAAAGCTTGCTGACTCCTGGGAAGCTGGCCAAGGACCTCCAAAAACTCCATCTTGAAGAGGCCTCATCAAGGCACAAAATGTCTCTGCCCACCAGGAGCCAGAGAGCCAACCAGCTTAACTAGCTGCCTAAGCATTAGAAGGGCAGCACTGCCCAACTCAGCAGCGCCTTCGCCGAGCTTGAAGGGACGTGACAGAATGATCCCCTGGCCACATTCCCTGCTTCCAGTGGCAATGCTCAGCAAAAGATATCAACTCGGGCAAGAAGATGTCCAGACACATAGTTTGTAGGTTGTTCCTTAGAACTTACCTTTTCACTTGGGGGATTCAGTTCCAGTCCAGGTCTGTAAAAGAAgagttattttaattatttcaactCTCTGAAGGGTGAGTTACAGGTGAGCCAGCCTATAGGACCCCAAGGAAAGTGCAGATAAATTTAAGTACATCCAGAGGCACAAGCCTGTTTCAGCCAGGCCACACAGAGGTGGAGCTGTAAATTCTTCTGATGGACCATGCCATTGCATTACTGAACAACACATTGATGAGCTTTGGTCCCCTTCTGCAGAACTTCCACACAGCAGGTAAAAAGGAAGCTCCGTGAGCCTTAGGCTGAGTCTTACCTGTCCACCTTTCAGGTTCAGACCACAGCTGGCTGACCTCCAGCACCATCAGGCATTTGGAGGCTGGTTACAGCCAGGAATCCCAAGACATAATTCATATAATGCCAGCCAACACCAGGCAGAACAGCTGCTGGCAGCCTCTCAGGCCTTAAGGCATAGGCTGGACCCCACACTAACACAGCGGTTAGCCCCACCGTGCTCTGAACAGACCTCTGAAAAGAAAGGGCTGTGCCTGAACAGCCCAAACTTTGAAATATCAACCAGCCCCAGGTGACAGCATCACCTAAACAGCCCCTTACAAAACCAGTCCTCTATCTGTAATATGGAAGCAACCCATATAGATTCCTTGCAggtttttctgtggtttcttcCTGCCTGCTTTACACGGTAGCCTCACCTCATGCTGCTGGTCACATCTTCCTCCACAAAAACCTCCAAGGAGCTTTGAcctggaggagaagaagaaCATAAGCTAGCTTGGGGATTTCATTCTGAGGCTTCCCAAGAGCAGCAATGCATGCGTGGTAGAGCTCAGGTCTCTGTGCAGGCTTTCCTCCCAGGGAACACACCGATTGCTCATCTCAGCTTTCCACACCAGCACTACCACCTCCCTCAAGTGTCACTGACAAACTGGTGTAGGCTGGGAAGGCAGAGAACtgaggcagcagctcctctgcctgcagactGCTCCAGCTGCACAAACATGCTCTTGCCTGTGTCAGAGACAGCATTTCCCAGTCAATTGACTTCAGCTACTGCCTCCCTACACGGTTTTATGCAGAGATTTGGTGGATTTAGGCTGATTTCATTCCCCCCATAACACCACTTAGCTGAAAGTGTTATAACAAATGCCTAGATACAGTGTGACTCAAAGCTGACAAAACTAAATACCAAAGGCCTCAGTGCTTTATTAGAAGCCAATCTGACTTCAGAAGCAATGATTTTAGAAAGTCCAAATAGCAAAACCTTCCCAGGAGTAGTGGGAACAGAGGATATGAGGAGTTCAGCGCTACCAGGAATAGCCTGGATTTCTGAATCTCATTTCCTCCGATGACTGTGCTATTTGGTTCTCAGTCCATCCACTCTACCTTCACCCAAAAAGCATTTAAGTTCCTCTGCCAATTTCAGCCAAATTTCAAGGGATGGAGACATTCAGTTCCTACAGATTTTTTTGGAGAGTTGGCAGAAGATGCTGAAATTAAAGCCCCTCCCCAGGGAATGCTATAGTCTCTCCTGATCAGCCAAACCGCACACGTGGCTAGAACCAGCCAGACCGCATTTTCCCTTTCACCCTTGTTGTTTTTGCCCACCCACAATCTATGCAACCCAGCCCCCAATCCCTGTGCCTACCCCCCCCAAGAGACACTTCCTTCACCTCCTGCGGCAAAACACAGCCTGAGACTTGGTCCAACAGCAGATGAGGACCTGAAGATTACACCCCAAACGAGTGGAAGCCATAAGGGCTATCGACAAGGAGACTAAGAGGAGCCAGAGAGAGTTAATACGGATGAGCAGCTCCACAGCTGCTTACTCCCCACGCCAAAGCCGAGAAGCTGATTTAGCCAAATGAATGCGCTCGACAACTGAAAGAAACTTACAGCTCACtctgctggaggcagaggaTGATTCTCGCGCCGCTGCCTTCTTCGAAATGGCCCTGCTGATAGACCTCCGGATCATGCTCTCTCTCTTGCTGGCCAGCGAATATTGTTCTGCCAACGAGGCCCTACGGCTCTTGTGGGGGCCACCCGCAATGCTTTGGCGTCCAGAGCAACGGCGCGTTTTGGATCTCACTGTAGTCGTTTTGCTGTCGGAGTCCTGGAAAAGCACCTTTTCGAGGCCTTGAGGAGATCGATCTCCTTGGAGCATGGCAGGATCTCCATTTCTAGCAGCCTTGGGAGTGGAGGTACTCGCTCTTCTTTTGGGggcctcctccccctcccttgCTGTCTGGCCAGCAGGGATCTCAGTGACAGAAGACACATCC
The Pelecanus crispus isolate bPelCri1 chromosome 6, bPelCri1.pri, whole genome shotgun sequence DNA segment above includes these coding regions:
- the LOC104031606 gene encoding inner centromere protein-like — its product is MAGADGPTQLLEVCGQRLSRFLHDAEHKHLAWLREVEEQGMRMLDSNFGAEPQLMPKTPSQRRRPKKRQSSCLKDENKEPNRRRLSRRRSSIKPVSSKPSSQRRHSKEQPQNPGSHGDEVPMPDCAVRSQASLKTQLPALTGKRLADAGGPMAKAGCQDCPQGADGSDAACQAVTGEQLPKGGAAAELQDVSSVTEIPAGQTAREGEEAPKRRASTSTPKAARNGDPAMLQGDRSPQGLEKVLFQDSDSKTTTVRSKTRRCSGRQSIAGGPHKSRRASLAEQYSLASKRESMIRRSISRAISKKAAARESSSASSRVSCQSSLEVFVEEDVTSSMRPGLELNPPSEKTPEDVLISSKSIQAASPPAQHLAPPQQQAGNNEGGCANPNGECQNKNQEQPHCAKSQENPSRIWTRNYKRAMGAIWNGQQPGGHTLSLLDDKYKNSPNQTPPSSSPASKVVRPLKNFLQAVQRNQLLVSPGPTGHGGVIKNFIRRNTPTRPDLKGDFVEKERQRLESLRRKQEAEEQRRKKVEEEKRRRQAEMKQKREERLRKALQARERVEQMEEEKKKRMEQKILQTDEKVRLSQVREEKTAEERSKKKLSKKNGEADAWKQKALREEDEFEQQEPLQKRREDEVKEKGKKVLELKNLVEQQQVEQVKERDHKQRGKEKAPQPQLESAVFSEKNIKEEESLKVLHQQPGQEKRAKQAESIAVASNTWLKAVKGSEPQQQLGEEEKIMQLEALTAASGTWLSKTVKKSISTSYLGPPKGPKESRSPKVNENNYGMDLNSDDSTDDENDPRKPVPAWADGSQLNQAILHQYYHPVNVDQLFGLIPSPKLEDIFGKSKPRYFKRTSSAVWHSPPGTKSTCGPSCNFKN